One window of the Allosaccharopolyspora coralli genome contains the following:
- a CDS encoding 3-oxoacid CoA-transferase subunit B: protein MNDQVLSKEQIAERVAKDIPRGAFVNLGIGQPTKVSNYLGADSDIVLHTENGMLGMGAEAHGDDIDPDLINAGKIPVTELPGAAYFHHADSFAMMRGGHLDTCVLGAYQVSANGDLANWHTGEPDAIPAVGGAMDLAIGAKETLVMMSLQTKDGRCKLVGECTYPVTGVGCVSRIYTERAVFVIEKDGVAVRDLFGTTMTELESIVGVPLRDATSERVA from the coding sequence ATGAACGATCAGGTGTTGAGCAAGGAGCAGATCGCCGAGCGGGTCGCCAAGGACATTCCGCGGGGCGCGTTCGTCAACCTCGGCATCGGCCAGCCGACCAAGGTGTCCAACTACCTCGGCGCGGACAGCGACATCGTGCTGCACACCGAGAACGGGATGCTCGGCATGGGCGCGGAAGCCCACGGCGACGACATCGACCCGGATCTGATCAACGCCGGGAAGATCCCGGTCACCGAGCTGCCGGGTGCCGCGTACTTCCACCACGCCGACTCGTTCGCGATGATGCGCGGGGGACACCTGGACACCTGCGTGCTCGGTGCCTATCAGGTCTCCGCGAACGGTGACCTCGCGAACTGGCACACCGGTGAGCCGGACGCCATCCCGGCGGTCGGCGGCGCGATGGATCTGGCCATCGGCGCGAAGGAAACGCTGGTGATGATGAGCCTGCAGACCAAGGACGGGCGCTGCAAGCTCGTCGGTGAATGCACGTACCCGGTGACCGGAGTCGGGTGTGTCAGCCGGATCTACACCGAGCGCGCGGTCTTCGTCATCGAAAAGGACGGTGTCGCCGTCCGGGATCTGTTCGGCACCACCATGACGGAACTGGAGTCCATTGTGGGCGTACCGCTCCGGGACGCCACGTCGGAACGTGTGGCCTGA
- a CDS encoding FAD-dependent oxidoreductase, producing the protein MRHTDVVVIGAGQAGLSSAHFLRRSGFDFTVLDANPAPGGAWQHRWPTLRMETVHGIFDLPGMAFDPPAPDERANTAIPAYFAAYERKFELDVQRPVSVNAVREGNDGGLVVETDAGTWSTRAVINATGTWTRPFRPHYPGGSDFLGTQLHTADYRSPQELAGKRVVVVGGGTSAVQLLTEIAEYAATLWVTRRAPVFRDEPFTSDYGRMVVARVDERVREGLPPESIVSATDLPLTPQLREARERGVLDRYPMFDRITPDGVAWDDGSEWRADVILWCTGWRAALDHLAPLHLRNSQGGIVMDGTRVEADPRIHLVGYGPSASTVGANRAGRTAVRELRELLRPAAA; encoded by the coding sequence GTGAGGCACACCGACGTCGTCGTCATCGGAGCAGGCCAGGCCGGCCTGTCGAGTGCGCATTTCCTGCGCCGGTCCGGTTTCGACTTCACGGTGCTCGACGCGAACCCGGCCCCCGGCGGCGCGTGGCAACACCGGTGGCCGACGCTGCGCATGGAGACGGTGCACGGGATCTTCGACCTGCCGGGAATGGCCTTCGACCCCCCGGCCCCCGACGAACGCGCCAACACCGCGATCCCCGCCTACTTCGCCGCCTACGAGCGAAAGTTCGAACTCGACGTGCAGCGCCCGGTGTCGGTGAACGCCGTACGCGAAGGCAACGACGGCGGCCTGGTCGTCGAAACCGACGCCGGTACGTGGTCCACCCGCGCCGTGATCAACGCCACCGGTACGTGGACCCGTCCGTTCCGGCCGCACTATCCCGGTGGTTCGGATTTCCTCGGCACCCAGCTGCACACCGCCGACTACCGGAGTCCGCAGGAACTGGCCGGGAAACGGGTGGTCGTCGTCGGCGGCGGAACGTCTGCCGTGCAGCTGCTGACCGAGATCGCCGAGTACGCCGCGACGCTCTGGGTGACCCGCCGCGCGCCGGTGTTCCGCGACGAGCCGTTCACCTCCGACTACGGCCGCATGGTCGTGGCGCGGGTGGACGAACGCGTCCGGGAGGGACTGCCACCCGAGAGCATCGTCAGTGCGACCGACCTGCCGCTCACTCCCCAGCTACGCGAAGCGCGCGAACGCGGCGTGCTCGACCGGTACCCGATGTTCGACCGGATCACGCCGGACGGCGTCGCGTGGGACGACGGAAGCGAGTGGCGCGCCGACGTGATTCTGTGGTGCACCGGATGGCGAGCCGCTCTCGATCACTTGGCACCGCTGCACCTGCGCAACTCCCAGGGTGGGATCGTCATGGACGGCACGCGGGTGGAGGCCGACCCTCGGATCCACCTTGTCGGCTACGGCCCCTCGGCCAGCACCGTCGGTGCCAACCGAGCGGGCCGCACGGCGGTGCGGGAGCTACGCGAGCTGCTCCGCCCCGCCGCGGCCTGA
- a CDS encoding NAD(P)H-dependent flavin oxidoreductase, producing the protein MIVERLPIVAAPMAGGASTPELVAAVSATGATGFLAAGYLSEDALSEQIARTRELTVEPFGVNLFVPGARNPADLSAYVERVGDEAQRYGVEPGSPHWDDDDYQAKVELVLAERVPMVSFTFGAPEKATVQRLHATGTEVIVTVTTPQEARTAVDVGADVLCVQGSDAGGHRSVFEDDADTPGGGTLLGTLSAVRLVAATVDVPLIAAGGLVTGADVAAVLSAGAAAAQFGTAFLLADEAGTAPTQRDELLAGTRDTALTRAFSGRPARGLVNRFLTEQSEHAPAAYPQLHHLTRPVRGAAGKAGDPEAMSLWAGQTYSLARPLPAAELVRTLADEARAAVGDAQRRLGG; encoded by the coding sequence ATGATCGTGGAACGCTTGCCGATCGTGGCGGCACCGATGGCCGGTGGTGCCTCGACTCCCGAACTCGTCGCGGCCGTCTCCGCCACCGGCGCGACCGGCTTCCTCGCCGCCGGGTATCTCTCCGAGGACGCGCTCTCGGAACAGATCGCCCGTACGAGGGAGCTGACAGTCGAGCCGTTCGGCGTGAATCTCTTCGTGCCTGGTGCCCGCAACCCGGCCGATCTCAGCGCCTACGTGGAGCGGGTGGGAGACGAGGCGCAGAGGTACGGCGTCGAACCGGGATCGCCGCACTGGGACGACGACGACTACCAGGCCAAGGTCGAACTCGTGCTCGCTGAGCGCGTGCCGATGGTCTCGTTCACCTTCGGCGCCCCGGAGAAGGCCACTGTCCAGCGGCTGCACGCGACGGGCACCGAGGTGATCGTCACGGTGACCACCCCGCAGGAGGCGCGAACGGCCGTCGACGTCGGTGCTGACGTGCTGTGTGTCCAGGGCAGCGACGCCGGAGGACACCGGTCGGTGTTCGAGGACGACGCCGACACCCCGGGCGGTGGCACCTTGCTCGGAACACTGTCCGCAGTGCGTCTTGTGGCCGCGACCGTCGACGTCCCGCTGATCGCCGCAGGAGGATTGGTCACGGGAGCCGACGTGGCGGCGGTCCTCTCGGCAGGGGCGGCAGCCGCCCAGTTCGGGACCGCGTTCCTGCTCGCCGACGAGGCGGGAACGGCGCCGACGCAGCGCGACGAACTGCTCGCCGGGACTCGTGACACGGCGCTGACCCGGGCGTTCAGCGGACGACCCGCACGCGGGCTGGTCAACCGCTTCCTCACTGAACAGTCCGAGCACGCCCCGGCTGCGTACCCGCAGCTGCACCACCTGACCCGACCGGTCCGAGGCGCCGCGGGCAAGGCGGGCGATCCGGAGGCGATGTCGCTGTGGGCCGGGCAAACCTACTCGCTGGCGCGGCCGTTGCCCGCGGCCGAGCTGGTCCGCACGTTGGCCGACGAGGCTCGCGCGGCCGTCGGCGACGCTCAGCGCCGTCTCGGAGGCTGA
- a CDS encoding MOSC domain-containing protein, whose translation MGRVESVNIAVERTGDWTGRMGRTGIDKRPSGEPIDLADPDADSGSGVLGDLVVDTRHHGGRDQAVYAFDVEDLRYWSRRLGKDLAPGNAGENLTVAGCDASNAVIGQRWRVGSALLRVTAPRVPCRVFAGYWDMPNLVKIFSEYGRTGSYFAVEQGGAVASGDAVEVLSTPEHGVTVGEAFAFVGQGRRDLLDHLETAMSDLPGELARRVSAARGSESRPV comes from the coding sequence ATGGGGCGTGTGGAATCGGTGAACATCGCAGTCGAACGCACCGGTGACTGGACCGGACGCATGGGCCGGACCGGCATCGACAAGCGGCCCAGCGGGGAGCCGATCGACCTGGCCGACCCAGATGCCGACTCCGGTTCCGGGGTTCTCGGCGACCTCGTCGTGGACACCCGGCATCACGGCGGTCGGGACCAGGCCGTCTACGCCTTCGACGTCGAAGACCTTCGGTACTGGTCGCGGCGGCTCGGCAAAGACCTGGCGCCGGGCAACGCGGGAGAGAACCTCACGGTGGCAGGCTGCGACGCGAGCAACGCGGTGATCGGCCAGCGCTGGCGTGTCGGTTCTGCGCTGCTGCGGGTGACCGCACCGCGCGTGCCGTGCCGCGTGTTCGCGGGGTATTGGGACATGCCCAACCTCGTCAAGATCTTCAGCGAGTACGGCCGCACCGGCTCCTACTTCGCCGTCGAGCAGGGCGGCGCCGTCGCGTCCGGGGACGCGGTGGAGGTTCTGTCGACCCCGGAGCACGGCGTGACCGTGGGCGAGGCGTTCGCTTTCGTCGGGCAGGGCCGCCGCGACCTGCTCGATCACCTCGAAACCGCGATGTCCGACCTGCCGGGTGAGTTGGCTCGCCGAGTGAGCGCCGCCCGCGGCAGCGAATCCCGGCCCGTGTAA
- a CDS encoding CoA-acylating methylmalonate-semialdehyde dehydrogenase yields MTKELEHFIGGRRVAGTSGAHGDVFDPNTGAVQARVPLASADEVAAAVADAEQAQRDWAQQNPQKRARVLMKFLELVNGEMDSLARLLASEHGKTVPDAKGDIQRGLEVVEFACGIPHLLKGEYTENAGTGIDVYSMRQPLGVVAGITPFNFPAMIPLWKAAPAIACGNSFVLKPSERDPSVPMRLAELFIEAGLPPGVFNVVNGDKTAVDAVLTDPRIQAVGFVGSSAIAEYIYTTCAQYGKRAQCFGGAKNHMIIMPDADLDQAADALIGAGYGSAGERCMAISVAVPVGEATADALVEKLVKKVNDLRIGTSYDEAADFGPLVTAEARQRVLDYIGKGVDEGAELLVDGREFTMAGHEDGFFLGGCLFDRVTPDMTIYREEIFGPVLSVVRAADYEQALRLPSEHEYGNGVAIFTRDGDAAREFTSRVNTGMVGVNVPIPVPIAYHTFGGWKRSGFGDLNQHGPDSVKFYTATKTVTSRWPSGVKEGASFTIPTMN; encoded by the coding sequence ATGACCAAGGAGCTGGAGCACTTCATCGGCGGCCGGCGCGTGGCGGGAACGTCCGGCGCTCACGGTGACGTGTTCGATCCCAACACGGGTGCGGTGCAGGCCAGGGTGCCGCTCGCCTCCGCCGACGAGGTCGCGGCTGCCGTGGCCGACGCCGAGCAGGCGCAGCGTGACTGGGCGCAGCAGAACCCGCAGAAGCGTGCCCGCGTGCTCATGAAGTTTCTGGAGCTGGTCAACGGGGAAATGGACTCGCTCGCCCGGCTGTTGGCCAGCGAGCACGGCAAGACCGTGCCCGACGCCAAGGGCGACATTCAGCGCGGCCTCGAGGTCGTGGAGTTCGCCTGCGGCATTCCGCACCTGCTCAAGGGGGAGTACACCGAGAACGCGGGCACCGGCATCGACGTGTACTCGATGCGGCAGCCCCTCGGCGTGGTCGCCGGGATCACCCCGTTCAACTTCCCCGCGATGATCCCGCTGTGGAAGGCGGCCCCGGCGATCGCCTGCGGCAACTCCTTCGTCCTCAAGCCCTCCGAGCGCGACCCCTCCGTGCCGATGCGGCTGGCCGAGCTGTTCATCGAGGCCGGTCTGCCGCCGGGCGTGTTCAACGTCGTCAACGGCGACAAGACCGCGGTCGACGCGGTGCTCACCGACCCGCGCATCCAGGCGGTGGGCTTCGTCGGCTCGTCCGCGATCGCCGAGTACATCTACACCACGTGCGCCCAGTACGGAAAGCGTGCGCAGTGCTTTGGCGGCGCGAAGAACCACATGATCATCATGCCGGACGCGGACCTCGACCAGGCGGCCGACGCACTCATCGGTGCCGGCTACGGTTCGGCGGGCGAGCGCTGCATGGCGATCTCGGTGGCCGTTCCGGTGGGTGAGGCCACCGCCGACGCCCTCGTCGAGAAGCTCGTCAAGAAGGTCAACGACCTGCGGATCGGGACCAGCTACGACGAGGCTGCCGACTTCGGCCCGCTGGTGACCGCCGAGGCCCGCCAACGCGTCCTCGACTACATCGGCAAGGGCGTCGACGAAGGGGCGGAGCTGCTCGTCGACGGCCGCGAGTTCACGATGGCCGGGCACGAGGACGGCTTCTTCCTCGGCGGCTGCCTGTTCGACCGGGTCACCCCGGACATGACGATCTACCGGGAAGAGATCTTCGGTCCGGTGCTCTCGGTGGTGCGTGCCGCCGACTACGAGCAGGCACTGCGTCTGCCCAGCGAACACGAGTACGGCAACGGTGTCGCGATCTTCACGCGGGACGGGGACGCCGCGCGGGAGTTCACCTCTCGCGTCAACACCGGCATGGTCGGCGTCAACGTGCCGATCCCGGTCCCGATCGCGTACCACACGTTCGGCGGCTGGAAGCGGTCCGGATTCGGCGACCTCAACCAGCACGGGCCGGACTCGGTGAAGTTCTACACCGCCACCAAGACCGTCACCTCGCGCTGGCCGTCCGGCGTCAAGGAAGGCGCCAGCTTCACCATTCCGACGATGAACTGA
- a CDS encoding acyl-CoA dehydrogenase family protein, translating to MSVAAPEVLSPFALTEDQSAIRETALEFAAEQLAPHAVAWDQDKHFPADVLREAGKLGIGGICVAEDVGGSGLSRFESSLIYEALATGCPSIAAYISIHNMVAGMIDKFGDDAQRARWLPSLCSFETFGSYCLTEPDAGSDAGSLQTTAVRDGDDYVLTGVKQFISGGGHSDIYVVMARTGEPGAGGISTFVVEGRPEGLSFGANEKKMGWNAQPTRQVLFDGVRVPAANRLGDEGIGFKIAMTGLDGGRLGIGSCSLGGAQAALDQSLAYVRERTQFGTSLSTFQAVQFTLADMATELEAARGMLWRAAWALDTRDPQATQLCAMAKRFATDTGFRVANEALQIHGGYGYLAEYGLEKIVRDLRVHQILEGTNEIMRLIVARGLLGG from the coding sequence GTGTCCGTCGCAGCACCCGAAGTTCTCTCACCGTTCGCGCTCACCGAGGACCAGAGTGCGATCCGTGAGACCGCACTGGAGTTCGCCGCCGAACAGCTCGCGCCGCACGCCGTCGCGTGGGACCAGGACAAGCACTTCCCGGCCGACGTCCTCCGCGAGGCGGGCAAGCTCGGCATCGGGGGTATCTGCGTCGCCGAAGACGTCGGCGGCTCCGGGCTGAGCAGGTTCGAATCGAGCCTGATCTACGAGGCCCTGGCCACTGGGTGTCCCTCGATCGCGGCCTACATCTCGATCCACAACATGGTCGCGGGCATGATCGACAAGTTCGGCGACGACGCGCAGCGTGCGCGGTGGTTGCCGAGCCTGTGCTCGTTCGAGACCTTCGGCAGCTACTGCCTCACCGAACCCGACGCGGGCTCGGACGCGGGGTCGCTGCAGACCACCGCGGTGCGCGACGGTGACGACTACGTGCTGACCGGTGTCAAACAGTTCATCTCCGGGGGCGGGCACTCCGACATCTACGTCGTCATGGCGCGCACCGGGGAGCCCGGCGCCGGCGGCATCTCGACGTTCGTCGTCGAGGGACGGCCGGAGGGACTCTCCTTCGGGGCGAACGAGAAGAAGATGGGCTGGAACGCCCAACCCACCCGTCAGGTTCTGTTCGACGGGGTCCGGGTGCCCGCAGCCAACCGGCTCGGGGACGAGGGAATCGGCTTCAAGATCGCCATGACCGGTCTGGACGGGGGTCGGCTCGGGATCGGGTCCTGCTCGCTCGGCGGCGCGCAGGCCGCGCTGGACCAGAGCCTCGCCTACGTGCGGGAACGGACCCAGTTCGGGACGAGCCTGAGCACATTTCAGGCCGTGCAGTTCACGCTCGCCGACATGGCCACCGAACTGGAAGCGGCGCGCGGGATGCTCTGGCGCGCGGCATGGGCCCTGGACACGCGTGATCCGCAGGCCACGCAGCTGTGCGCGATGGCGAAGCGGTTCGCCACCGACACGGGTTTCCGCGTGGCCAACGAAGCACTTCAGATCCACGGAGGATACGGATACCTTGCCGAGTACGGACTGGAGAAGATCGTCCGTGACCTGCGGGTGCACCAGATCCTGGAGGGAACGAACGAGATCATGCGGCTGATCGTCGCGCGTGGTCTGCTCGGGGGCTGA
- a CDS encoding enoyl-CoA hydratase/isomerase family protein: MTSDSATEPEVLISEQGSLARITLNRPKALNSLTLGMVRSITAALHDWREAEHITTVLIDGAGEKGLCAGGDIRAIHDAAKAGDNATIEAFWSEEYRLNAMLPRYPKPIVAFMDGITMGGGVGISAHVSHRVVTERTKIGMPEVGIGFLPDVGGTYLLSHTVGKVGAHMALTGTPVGAGDALYAGLADHYMPSEKLPELVTALSSGPVDDALAKLVEPGPEAPLSAHRGWIDDAYSADTVEGLVQRLDQTPHDEAVAAAETIRTKSPTSLKVTLRALREARAFTLEEALNQEYRLALRCAWIGDLVEGVRATLVDKDRNPQWSPGSLDEVDSTRVDAFFAPLGEGELGLRPHT, translated from the coding sequence ATGACCTCGGATTCCGCCACGGAACCGGAAGTTCTGATCAGCGAGCAGGGATCGCTGGCCCGGATCACCCTGAACCGCCCGAAAGCGCTGAACTCGCTCACTCTCGGCATGGTGCGCAGTATCACGGCCGCGTTGCACGACTGGCGCGAGGCCGAGCACATCACCACCGTGCTGATCGACGGGGCGGGAGAGAAAGGCCTGTGTGCCGGCGGCGACATCCGTGCCATCCACGACGCGGCGAAAGCCGGGGACAACGCGACCATCGAGGCGTTCTGGTCGGAGGAGTACCGGCTCAACGCGATGCTGCCGCGGTACCCGAAGCCGATCGTGGCGTTCATGGACGGCATCACCATGGGCGGCGGTGTCGGAATCTCCGCGCACGTCTCGCACCGGGTCGTCACCGAACGGACCAAGATCGGGATGCCGGAGGTGGGCATCGGGTTCCTCCCCGACGTCGGCGGCACGTATCTGCTCTCGCACACGGTGGGCAAGGTCGGCGCCCATATGGCGCTGACCGGTACGCCGGTCGGTGCCGGTGACGCGCTCTACGCCGGGCTGGCCGACCACTACATGCCGAGCGAGAAGCTGCCCGAGCTGGTGACGGCGCTTTCGTCCGGGCCGGTGGACGACGCCCTGGCGAAGCTCGTCGAGCCGGGGCCGGAGGCGCCGCTGAGCGCACACCGCGGCTGGATCGACGACGCTTATTCCGCGGACACCGTGGAGGGGCTCGTGCAGCGGCTCGATCAGACGCCGCACGACGAGGCTGTCGCAGCTGCCGAGACGATCCGAACGAAGTCACCGACCTCGCTGAAGGTGACGCTGCGGGCCCTGCGAGAGGCCCGCGCGTTCACGCTCGAAGAGGCGCTGAACCAGGAGTACCGGCTCGCGTTGCGCTGCGCGTGGATCGGCGACCTGGTCGAGGGGGTGCGCGCGACACTCGTGGACAAGGACCGCAACCCGCAGTGGTCGCCGGGTTCGCTGGACGAGGTCGACTCGACACGGGTGGACGCGTTCTTCGCGCCGCTCGGCGAAGGTGAACTCGGTCTGAGACCGCACACCTGA
- the mmsB gene encoding 3-hydroxyisobutyrate dehydrogenase: MAVIGFIGLGHMGGPMSANLVKSGHTVQGFDLAPAALESAAGQGVTVVDSVAAACRDADAVITMLPSGKHLLDCYGSEDGVLASAADGALLVDSSTVDVADARKAHELAGEAGFRSVDAPVSGGTAGAVAGTLTFMVGGTEDAFRLAETVLEPMARKVIHCGAGGNGQVTKMCNNLILGASMLAVSEAFVLGEKLGLSHEALYDVASVSTGQCWSLTTNCPVPDMVETSRANHDYEPGFSSALMLKDLRLAESAAEQSGTDTAIGRLATELYQRFNDEGGGAKDFSAIIHSVRDQS; this comes from the coding sequence ATGGCTGTCATCGGCTTCATCGGATTGGGCCACATGGGTGGTCCGATGTCGGCGAACCTCGTGAAGTCCGGTCACACCGTGCAGGGTTTCGACCTGGCGCCCGCCGCGTTGGAGTCCGCGGCCGGCCAGGGCGTCACCGTGGTCGACTCGGTCGCCGCCGCCTGCCGCGACGCCGATGCGGTGATCACGATGCTGCCCAGCGGTAAGCATCTTCTCGACTGCTACGGCAGTGAGGACGGGGTGCTCGCGTCCGCCGCCGACGGAGCGTTGCTCGTCGACTCCTCGACCGTCGACGTCGCGGATGCCCGGAAGGCGCACGAACTCGCCGGCGAGGCCGGGTTCCGCTCCGTCGACGCCCCTGTCTCGGGCGGCACCGCCGGCGCGGTGGCCGGGACGCTGACGTTCATGGTCGGCGGCACCGAGGACGCGTTCCGGCTGGCGGAAACAGTGCTGGAGCCGATGGCCCGCAAGGTCATCCACTGCGGTGCAGGCGGCAACGGTCAGGTCACCAAGATGTGCAACAACCTCATCCTCGGCGCCTCGATGCTCGCCGTGAGCGAGGCGTTCGTCCTCGGCGAGAAGCTCGGCCTGTCCCACGAAGCGCTCTACGACGTCGCCTCCGTGTCCACCGGACAGTGCTGGTCGCTGACCACGAACTGCCCTGTTCCGGACATGGTGGAGACCAGCCGGGCCAACCACGACTACGAGCCAGGGTTCTCGTCCGCGCTGATGCTCAAGGACCTCCGGCTGGCCGAGTCTGCGGCGGAACAGAGCGGCACCGACACCGCCATCGGTCGTCTGGCCACCGAGCTGTACCAGCGGTTCAACGACGAGGGCGGCGGCGCCAAGGACTTCTCCGCGATCATCCACTCCGTCCGCGACCAGTCCTGA
- a CDS encoding ribonuclease domain-containing protein, whose translation MTSRLRITVALVGMIVLVLGGWLVREATDVAAPGDASGRVPGVESGLPVEPLSSLPPEAEDTWRLVESDGPFPYPDRDGSVFGNREQLLPERPRGYYQEYTVPTPAESDRGARRLVTGDGAEVYYTADHYDSFVVVDADN comes from the coding sequence GTGACGTCGCGATTGCGCATCACGGTCGCGCTCGTCGGGATGATCGTGCTCGTGCTGGGCGGGTGGCTGGTCCGGGAGGCGACCGACGTGGCCGCGCCCGGCGACGCCTCGGGGCGAGTCCCCGGCGTCGAGTCGGGTCTGCCGGTGGAGCCGCTGTCCTCGCTACCCCCGGAGGCCGAGGACACCTGGCGTCTGGTGGAATCCGACGGCCCGTTCCCGTATCCCGACCGCGACGGAAGTGTGTTCGGCAATCGCGAGCAACTCTTGCCGGAGCGTCCGCGTGGTTACTACCAGGAGTACACGGTGCCCACCCCGGCCGAATCCGACCGAGGAGCGCGACGCCTCGTCACCGGTGACGGTGCCGAGGTGTACTACACCGCCGACCACTACGACTCGTTCGTGGTCGTCGACGCAGACAACTGA